The following proteins are co-located in the Silene latifolia isolate original U9 population chromosome 1, ASM4854445v1, whole genome shotgun sequence genome:
- the LOC141651262 gene encoding uncharacterized protein LOC141651262, giving the protein MPSTRSSYQQLEPYDSEIECTLFRLRQIGEGSLVVFEHPDSEKDIHSDSDTSEIPITTENMARETRTLRETTAPNLNVQPLCITFSALDDEVTFELKSGLIHQLPSFSGMSIEDPNNHLSDFHIVCTGMKPFAITDEQLKLRAFPFSLKDNARDWLNYLPPGSITTWVGMKKAFLEKYFAPSRSYQLKRAISNVEQQDGETMYEYLEKLKKLCASCPYHGYSDQDLIMYFCGGLNQDDRRMIHSACGGNIANKNPDEAWEVITELAETSRQFERRPSRRGVSAMGVIPGLEEKVDNIVSTLRDMLSGRHMATVCGICATEGHPNDLCPYLQESGQEEVNGVWESTTNKRKWDPYSKTYNEGWKAHPNFCWGNS; this is encoded by the coding sequence ATGCCTAGTACTCGTTCTTCTTACCAACAACTCGAGCCTTACGACTCAGAGATTGAATGCACACTTTTCAGGTTAAGGCAAATTGGAGAAGGTTCGTTAGTTGTTTTCGAGCACCCAGATTCCGAGAAGGATATACACTCTGATTCAGATACTTCGGAAATTCCTATTACTACTGAGAATATGGCTAGGGAGACTCGAACATTAAGGGAGACCACAGCTCCAAATCTTAACGTTCAACCATTGTGCATCACTTTTTCAGCATTGGATGATGAAGTTACTTTTGAACTGAAATCTGGTTTGATACATCAATTACCAAGTTTCAGTGGGATGAGCATTGAGGATCCAAATAATCATCTTTCGGACTTTCATATTGTGTGCACTGGTATGAAGCCTTTTGCTATTACTGATGAGCAGTTGAAATTGAGAGCATTTCCTTTCTCCTTGAAGGACAATGCGAGAGACTGGTTAAACTATCTACCACCGGGAAGTATCACTACTTGGGTAGGAATGAAGAAGGCattcttggagaaatattttgcTCCTTCTCGATCATATCAACTTAAAAGAGCCATTAGTAATGTTGAACAGCAAGACGGAGAAACTATGTATGAGTATCTTGAGAAATTGAAGAAGCTCTGTGCTAGTTGCCCTTACCATGGTTACTCTGACCAGGATCTCATTATGTATTTTTGTGGAGGACTGAACCAAGATGACCGTCGTATGATTCACTCTGCTTGTGGAGGAAATATAGCCAATAAGAATCCAGATGAAGCTTGGGAGGTTATCACAGAGCTAGCTGAGACCTCTAGACAGTTTGAGAGGAGACCATCACGAAGAGGAGTGAGTGCTATGGGTGTTATTCCTGGCTTGGAGGAAAAGGTTGATAACATTGTTTCCACTCTCCGTGATATGTTATCTGGGAGACATATGGCTACTGTTTGTGGCATATGCGCTACTGAGGGTCACCCTAACGACTTGTGCCCTTACTTGCAAGAAAGTGGTCAAGAAGAGGTGAATGGTGTTTGGGAGAGTACTACAAATAAAAGGAAGTGGGATCCATATTCCAAGACCTATAATGAAGGATGGAAGGCTCACCCTAACTTTTGTTGGGGAAACTCTTAA
- the LOC141651268 gene encoding uncharacterized protein LOC141651268, translating to MSTEDMIRALTLSVTQDRADNKQNFKNLENQSGALPSQTVENPRKNVSAVSLRNGRQLVEAEKPKAKSKAAAIQEEEEIVIKEGSSQVIEEDIVVPGSIYKDPPVQIYKPTPPFPEALKDTHKKEHDNDVYETFRKCEVNIPLLELLKSVPRYAKFLKELCTIKRNNRLKGVKKVKVSEHVSAMFQQKLPTKCGDPGMFTIPCTIGDTKIHNVMLDLGASINVIPHSIYQSLKLGPMSKTNVVIQLADRSNVYPKGIVEDVLVMVDKLIFPAEFYVLDMEHDRQASPILLGRPFMKTPKTKIGVFSSSLTMEFEGQVVEYNIFDAMKFPTDDHSLCLINAFEPLVQDTFDFDNPDKYQVVIEKGMVEDDFDDLLPTNLQTFKR from the exons ATGTCCACGGAGGATATGATTCGGGCTCTTACTCTCAGTGTTACTCAAGATAGAGCAGATAATAAGCAAAATTTTAAGAATCTTGAAAACCAG TCGGGTGCTCTACCATCTCAAACGGTAGAGAATCCGAGGAAGAATGTGAGTGCGGTGTCTTTGAGAAATGGAAGACAATTGGTAGAAGCAGAGAAGCCTAAAGCTAAATCTAAAGCAGCTGCAATCCAAGAGGAAGAGGAAATTGTGATAAAAGAAGGGAGTTCACAAGTGATTGAGGAAGATATTGTGGTGCCTGGTTCGATTTATAAGGATCCACCGGTCCAGATTTATAAGCCCACACCACCTTTTCCCGAAGCATTAAAGGATACTCACAAGAAGGAGCATGACAACGATGTTTACGAGACCTTTCGTAAATGTGAGGTAAATATTCCCCTTCTAGAGTTGCTTAAAAGTGTCCCTCGATATGCAAAGTTTTTAAAAGAACTTTGTACTATAAAGAGGAATAATAGGCTTAAGGGAGTCAAAAAGGTGAAGGTAAGTGAACATGTCTCGGCAATGTTTCAACAAAAATTGCCCACTAAATGTGGAGACCCGGGAATGTTCACAATACCTTGCACTATTGGAGACACCAAAATTCATAATGTTATGTTAGATTTGGGTGCCTCTATTAATGTAATTCCCCATTCCATCTATCAATCATTAAAACTTGGACCTATGAGTAAAACAAATGTTGTCATTCAATTGGCGGATCGGTCCAATGTTTATCCAAAGGGAATAGTTGAGGATGTGTTAGTTATGGTAGATAAGTTGATTTTTCCTGCTGAATTTTATGTGCTAGACATGGAGCATGATAGACAAGCTTCCCCTATACTGTTAGGGAGACCATTTATGAAAACTCCAAAAACTAAGATTGGTGTTTTTAGCAGTTCTCTTACTATGGAGTTTGAAGGTCAAGTGGTGGAGTATAATATTTTTGATGCTATGAAATTCCCCACTGATGACCATTCTTTATGTCTTATTAATGCGTTTGAGCCATTAGTGCAGGATACCTTTGATTTTGACAATCCAGATAAGTACCAGGTTGTGATTGAGAAGGGTATGGTAGAAgatgattttgatgatttattgCCTACTAACCTGCagacattcaaaagatga